Within Hydrogenispora ethanolica, the genomic segment CCCGCCGGGAAAGAATAGAGATTCACGGCGAGCTGTTTCATGGCCACATTGCCGTATTTGCCCGTCAACCAATGGGAAAGCCCTTTATCGTCGAAACGGCCTGAAACTTTGCCGGGACGGGTTTTCCGGAGATCGCCGTCGAGCAGCAGCACATTTTTGCCGGTTTGCGCGATCACCAGCGCCAAATTGCCGGCTACCGACGTCCGCCCCTCGCCCGGCAGGGCGCTGGTGACCAAGAGCGTTTTGAGCGGTTGGTCCGGTTGAGCCGTCACCGTGCAAAAAAGACGGGTGCGCAGAATCCGGTACGCTTCGCTCATTGCGGAGGCGGGATATTTTTGGACGACCAGTTCCCGCTCTTTCAGATGTTGTTGCCGCGATGCCCGGGGTATGGCGCCGAGCACCGGAATTTGCGACTCCCGTTCCACGTCTTGCGGCGTCCGAAAGGTGTCACAGAGCGTTTCCCGCGCCAAAGTCATGCCCAATGCGGCGATGAATCCCAATAGCAATGCCGTGATGGTATTGATGAGGCTATGAGGCTGAACCGGCTTTTTCGGCATTTCCGCCTGGTCCAGGATCTGGATCTTGGCAAAGGGGTACACCCGCTGCGATTCCCCGATAAAACTCCGGGTCAAGGCGTTCGCCAGGGCGAATGCCTCTTTCTGCCGGCGGCTCCGGGCTTTCAGGATGAGGATCTGGGTTCCCTCCAAAGTCGTCGCGTTGACCCGCTTTTCCAATTCGCGCTCGGAAAACTTTCCTCCCATGAGCTTGGCCGTCTCGGAGAGCACCCTTTTTGACCTGGCGATCTCCATGTAAGTCCGGGTAAGCCGCTGATACATCATGATCGCATCGTATTGCAACTGTTCCTGATCGGGCCGGTTGCCTTGTCCCACAATCACACTGGTCGCCGCTTCATAGGTCGGCGGAATCACCCCATAATTCAAAGCGGCCGTGACGATCGTGGCCAAAACGGTGACGAGCACGATGAAACGCCAGTCCTTTTTGAAGATGGCGATCGTTTCCTGAAGATTCATGCCATGCTCCTGAGCCATAGCTTGTACTCCTTGCGATCGATGGTTGCATCCCGGAAGAGAATCCGCTGATGTTTTATTATATGAAGCGCTCCGGATAGTAGAACCGGCCTTGTCTCAAATTATCTTGCATCCCGTCGGGATGAGGCGTTATCCGTAGCGCCGGCCGTAACCTTTCAAACCGGCCTGGCGCTCCTCTTCTCAAACCACCTGATACTCGCCGTCTTGAACCGGAATGGTGACGACCCCGTCCTGCCAATGCGCTTTCTGACCATCCGGAGTGATCAGGGCCTGGCAGGGTGGTCCGGTAAGCTTTAGGGTGATTTCCGGACACCGCAGCGGACGCCCGCTCCTCGAAGCGAGCCGGAAAGCGCGCGGCCCGGTCCAAGCGACGGTTACATGATCGCGGAGCCAGGCATATTCGGCCAGCTCAGTCCCTGTGCAGTACCAGACATTTTGAGTCTGTAAATAAGCGAAGATCAGCCACAGGCTCTCGGCATCGTCGAAGAGATTGGGCCGTTGCCGCTGTCCGTCATCCCGGGCCGGCGCGATATGTTCCTGGATGCTGACGACCAGCCGGTGTTTGACGAGATAGGCGACTGATTCCAGTCTTTTCGAAATCAATTGATTCCTCAGCGCCCTTTTGAGGCGGCTCTTCCAGGAACGCTCCGCCGGGCCGGTTACATCCGTAAATAAGCCGCCGTCCAGGGTGGAGGGAATATCGAGCACGGTTTGATTGGGAAAGTATTTGAGATCGAAGGCGGTCAAGGGATTGGTGTCCGACCCGCCGGTCCGGCAATGGCGCTCCGCAAACAAGCCGCGATTCCAATAGCGGCACCACCACAAGAAGCCGCTCTGCTCGATGCTGGCGTCGGAGAACTGGTTGGAGAGATAGCCGCAGTACTTTCCCCCGCTGGGATACTCCCCAAAAACCTCACGGTAAATCTCCTTTCCCCGGGCGATCGCCGCTTTGGCTGCCGCCAGGCTGGGATAGGTCAGCCATTCCTGCTGGAACTTCCGGGCGCTGGCGCCAGTCCGGCCGTGAGTGGTCCCATGATAGGCGATCTCGAACCGGGGCTGCGCGTGAATCATGCGAAAAAAGGCGCGGCTCTCCGGATCGGCGTCGATCGGCCGGGCGACGCTGGGGATTGGCCCGTC encodes:
- a CDS encoding polysaccharide biosynthesis tyrosine autokinase is translated as MAQEHGMNLQETIAIFKKDWRFIVLVTVLATIVTAALNYGVIPPTYEAATSVIVGQGNRPDQEQLQYDAIMMYQRLTRTYMEIARSKRVLSETAKLMGGKFSERELEKRVNATTLEGTQILILKARSRRQKEAFALANALTRSFIGESQRVYPFAKIQILDQAEMPKKPVQPHSLINTITALLLGFIAALGMTLARETLCDTFRTPQDVERESQIPVLGAIPRASRQQHLKERELVVQKYPASAMSEAYRILRTRLFCTVTAQPDQPLKTLLVTSALPGEGRTSVAGNLALVIAQTGKNVLLLDGDLRKTRPGKVSGRFDDKGLSHWLTGKYGNVAMKQLAVNLYSFPAGFSPNNPTELLLSPTMKDFVVKSREAFDYILIDSPALSGTADAQILATMADGVLLVIGAGESRMEAVQKAKKDLLSVQANLIGAVFNKSKAG